From one Anopheles bellator chromosome 1, idAnoBellAS_SP24_06.2, whole genome shotgun sequence genomic stretch:
- the LOC131215280 gene encoding uncharacterized protein LOC131215280: MGVSARPLGWLLTVVVVVLGSAGVAQATQPALFLTVKSSNFGNTKLDHIESGYLIVTDILISPDGVPLPFFKDNCVYKKRVGLKIIVSFGGSVVPSELFVYLSSDEMRRAAFVDNLVEFTLTNGFHGIDLSWLYPAPQERDQYVRLLRDLRLACDRNGLRLTVTVPSRPSVIEVNYPVEKLAKYADYVILSTTEFRKLRKTSFIAPLYSSSPGSSNNIDYHVDRWKMAGLCSSKIVIVIQTMTLTYKLYIQNEYRVGTPALQLKIRPYYKICRKLYSGSLEIWDASAKSPYAFRDLSWYSYENEKSIKEKVCFVVQQGLGGLAVFYYDEDDPINICGDGQYPLTAIVLAALQTDYQPPAVISEPQIYHFESPAYGGYSNPGPYNGQPYDKKPMVIYVDGSEDTKRPPPQTVPVASDPMAAFTEVLYEPMDNKFIASIVHDGSESDEFGGSSDGDALFFQQPTANGASSYPVVHVELGGRVDAKLQPDDEDSFNILTGMQNALALQQQQQQQQSGFAATAQLYSESGCSGGAMSPPQLFSEQGSPVQPVLYREPRKKCCAVLPPSVTGHFAPPAPEGIRFIATAQVQTPATTTTAATTTTTMAPKFAIPFFANSAVTFRPPSAYCPHPLRFALNGVVSSAPPVTSTAVPPTLPPSHCPMAKLYSEYSPPPQPQPPPPMPGIQFHALAVAGPPAVAFAPYTVSICPADGIVQDPHDRRSYYLCKRGLPMCDENKFNCAHGYYFDVASQKCQREGGA, encoded by the exons ATGGGTGTCAGTGCGCGACCTCTCGGGTGGCTGctcacggtggtggtggtggtgctcggtAGTGCTGGGGTGGCCCAAGCCACCCAACCGGCACTCTTTCTTACGGTGAAAAGTTCCAACTTTGGCAACACGAAGCTGGACCACATCGAGAGCGGGTACCTGATAGTGACGGACATCCTGATCAGCCCGGACGGTGTGCCGCTCCCGTTTTTCAAGGACAACT GTGTCTACAAGAAGCGAGTCGGTCTGAAGATCATCGTCTCgttcggtggctcggtggtgCCCTCGGAACTGTTCGTGTACCTCTCGAGCGACGAGATGCGGCGGGCCGCCTTCGTCGATAACCTAGTCGAGTTCACGCTGACGAACGGGTTCCACGGGATCGATCTTTCGTGGCTGTATCCGGCGCCCCAGGAACGG GACCAGTACGTGCGGTTGCTGAGGGATCTTCGGCTGGCGTGCGATCGGAACGGGCTGCGACTGACGGTGACCGTGCCAAGCCGTCCGTCGGTGATCGAGGTGAACTATCCGGTCGAGAAGCTGGCAAAGTACGCCGACTACGTCATTCTGAGCACGACGGAGTTTCGGAAGTTGCGAAAAACCTCGTTCATCGCACCCCTCTACTCGTCCAGTCCCGGCTCGTCCAACAACATT GACTACCATGTGGACCGCTGGAAGATGGCCGGTCTGTGCAGTAGCAAGATTGTGATCGTCATCCAGACGATGACGCTAACGTACAAGCTGTACATCCAGAACGAGTACCGCGTCGGGACGCCGGCCCTGCAGCTGAAGATCCGGCCGTACTACAAGATCTGCCGGAAGCTGTACAGCGGGTCGCTCGAGATCTGGGATGCCAGCGCCAAGAGTCCGTACGCGTTCCGCGACCTGTCCTGGTACTCgtacgagaacgagaagtCGATCAAGGAGAAGGTGTGCTTCGTGGTGCAGCAGGGTCTCGGCGGGCTGGCCGTGTTCTActacgacgaggacgatccGATCAACATCTGCGGCGACGGGCAGTACCCGCTGACGGCGATCGTACTGGCGGCACTGCAAACCGACTaccagccaccggccgtcATCAGCGAGCCGCAGATCTACCACTTCGAGTCACCCGCGTACGGCGGTTACAGCAACCCGGGTCCTTACAATGGCCAGCCGTACGACAAGAAACCGATGGTGATCTACGTGGACGGATCGGAGGACACCAAGAGGCCGCCACCCCAGacagtgccggtggccagcgaccCGATGGCCGCGTTTACGGAGGTGCTTTACGAGCCGATGGACAACAAGTTCATCGCTTCGATCGTACACGATGGTTCCGAGTCGGACGAGTTTGGGGGTTCCAGCGATGGCGACGCGCTCTTCTTCCAGcaaccaacggccaacggggcATCATCGTACCCGGTCGTCCATGTTGAGCTTGGCGGTAGAGTCGATGCGAAGTTGCaaccggacgacgaggactCGTTTAACATCCTGACCGGTATGCAGAACGCACTggccctgcagcagcagcagcagcagcagcagtccggGTTCGCAGCTACGGCCCAGCTCTACTCCGAGAGTGGCTGCTCGGGGGGAGCGATGAGCCCCCCGCAGCTGTTCTCGGAGCAGGGCTCCCCCGTCCAACCGGTGCTGTACCGGGAACCACGCAAGAAGTGCTGCGCCGTTCTGCCACCGTCTGTCACGGGACACTTCGCTCCACCGGCGCCGGAAGGGATCCGGTTCATTGCCACCGCCCAGGTCCAGACACCAGCGACTACGACTACCGCTgcgacgaccacgaccacgatgGCGCCAAAATTTGCAATCCCATTCTTCGCCAACAGCGCCGTGACGTTCCGGCCACCTTCTGCCTACTGTCCTCATCCGCTCCGATTTGCGCTGAATGGCGTCGTGTCCTCGGCACCTCCAGTCACCAGCACAGCGGTACCTCCGACCCTGCCACCGTCCCATTGCCCGATGGCCAAACTCTATTCGGAATATTCACCGCCGCCCCAACCtcaaccgccgccaccgatgccaGGGATCCAGTTCCACGCGCTGGCCGTCGCGGGTCCCCCAGCCGTGGCGTTCGCCCCGTACACGGTGAGCATCTGCCCGGCGGACGGGATTGTGCAGGATCcgcacgatcgacgatcgtacTACCTCTGCAAGCGTGGCCT GCCAATGTGTGACGAGAACAAGTTCAACTGCGCCCACGGATACTACTTTGATGTCGCCAGCCAAAAGTGTCAACGGGAGGGTGGCGCGTAG
- the LOC131216468 gene encoding putative inorganic phosphate cotransporter, with translation MIIDTSAIRASVPKRFIVTIMIFVACTASFMLRVHMSINLLAMVQPTVTGANRSAAIVTTNATLTNGDDLANGTLPTTGGDENSFLPLNDTAGGETVVPMVPNFGPRYEWSQSIQSHILGAYFYGYLLTSLPAGPLAERYGPQRLIGYSFLLCAAVTALFPLLAMIDATAIIAGRFLIGFLSGCVYPTLHNVISRWIPPNEKSKAVACIAGGSTFGTVITWPFAGLLTEQFGWVYAFYVPALMSALVGLIWFWLVADAPSEHKTISKEERDLIEASFGNTVSKSKARPPIGAVLTSLPFMALVLSHYSSFWGLNFFVTQAPKFMNEVLGFKLANAGFLSSLPYVARMFSGFLFGFIGDLLRRREAMSVTALRKSFTVFSHFLPGAFLVALPFLARDPIVTVSCIIACLGFNGASTITNLVNAQDLAPNFAATLYGLMNFLATTAGFLAPMMVAYFTKEKNTMDEWKYVFLITAGFYIASGAIFTILGSGKVQKWNEIKEPPTESPTPAIQSVRL, from the exons ATGATAATCGACACGAGCGCCATTCGGG CAAGCGTCCCCAAACGATTCATTGTAACGATCATGATTTTCGTCGCGTGCACGGCGTCGTTTATGTTGCGTGTCCACATGTCGATCAATCTGCTCGCCATGGTACAACCCACCGTGACCGGTGCGAATCGTAGCGCAGCGATAGTCACGACCAACGCGACCTTGACCAACGGCGACGATTTGGCAAACGGTACGCTTCCGACGACGGGCGGCGACGAAAACTCGTTCCTGCCCTTGAACGACACGGCCGGTGGAGAAACGGTGGTGCCGATGGTTCCCAACTTTGGGCCCCGATACGAGTGGAGCCAGAGTATACAGAGCCACATTTTGGGGGCCTACTTCTACGGCTACCTCCTGACGTCACTCCCGGCGGGACCGCTGGCGGAGCGCTACGGACCCCAGCGGCTGATCGGTTATTCGTTTCTGCTATGCGCTGCCGTTACCGCGCTCTTCCCACTGCTCGCCATGATCGATGCCACGGCCATCATCGCGGGACGGTTCCTGATCGGCTTCCTGAGCGGGTGCGTTTACCCGACCCTGCACAACGTGATCTCGCGCTGGATTCCGCCGAACGAGAAGAGCAAAGCCGTCGCCTGCATCGCCGGTGGCAGCACGTTTGGCACGGTCATCACCTGGCCGTTTGCCGGCCTACTGACCGAGCAGTTCGGCTGGGTGTACGCGTTTTACGTGCCCGCGCTCATGTCGGCCCTCGTTGGTCTCATCTGGTtctggctggtggccgacgCGCCCAGCGAGCATAAGACGATATCGAAGGAGGAGCGCGACCTCATCGAGGCTTCATTCGGCAACACGGTCTCCAAGAGCAAAGCccgaccaccgatcggggcCGTGCTCACCTCGTTGCCCTTCATGGCGCTCGTGCTGTCGCACTACAGCAGCTTTTGGGGGCTCAACTTCTTCGTCACGCAAGCGCCAAAGTTTATGAACGAGGTGCTCGGCTTCAAGCTGGCCAATGCCGGATTTCTCTCCAGCCTGCCGTACGTGGCGCGCATGTTTTCCGGCTTTCTGTTTGGTTTCATCGGGGACCTGCTGCGACGTCGGGAGGCCATGAGTGTGACGGCTTTACGCAAATCGTTTACCGTTTTCT CTCACTTCCTGCCGGGTGCGTTCCTGGTGGCGCTCCCGTTTCTGGCGCGTGATCCGATCGTCACCGTGTCGTGTATAATCGCGTGCCTCGGGTTTAATGGCGCGTCAACGATCACCAACCTGGTGAATGCGCAGGACCTGGCCCCCAACTTTGCGGCCACTTTGTACGGGTTGATGAACTTCCTCGCGACAACGGCCGGCTTTCTAGCGCCCATGATGGTGGCGTATTTCACGAAGGAGAAG AACACGATGGACGAATGGAAGTACGTGTTTCTCATCACGGCCGGTTTCTACATCGCATCCGGGGCCATTTTCACCATCCTCGGTTCGGGCAAGGTGcagaaatggaacgaaatcaAGGAGCCTCCCACGGAGTCGCCGACCCCGGCAATACAGAGCGTGCGGTTGTGA
- the LOC131211197 gene encoding arginyl-tRNA--protein transferase 1 isoform X1, which produces MNPSSLVEYYGRHSNYRCGYCSQPVSCHSYGMWAHQLGCQDYQDLIDRGWRRSGCYCYKPIMRVTCCPSYTIKCDALNFQLSKSHKKIIKRVNKFLRDGIKEPHESEESADDEQLQEGRDCVMMKAPRAPSKQPQFADMTDATLEDLAVAKPSDAPTDQVDGTCMTKVLTGNTSKVSTQSKGFGSANSAKKAKLLRIERKEEKLQKKGISGVELKHMMNKAKGKNIVKTLEDFLDDAPRDDEPAAHRLKVKLVKSEEGATVPSYKVYTAYQQRIHKDSPSKLSIDRYKRFLVKTPLKIVTVSTSGAQFKEAQIASYVLFEKYQTVIHNDRPGSIADYLEFLVESPLKASGELGSFHQQYWLDDRLIAVGVIDVLPYCVSSVYFFYDPEFQFLSLGTYGSLKEIAFSRALHKQVPTLKNYYMGFYIQSCPKMRYKGNLQPSYLLCPEVFSWHLLDTSVKDKLDVSKYCRLNEDPEAEDDNLPNERDLGDILVAREAPCMTYSEFQESFEELPELREYARLVGKECASRMLLCGV; this is translated from the exons ATGAATCCGTCCTCGTTGGTTGAGTATTACGGAAGGCACTCCAACTACCGCTGCGGATATTGCTCGCAGCCGGTTTCATGCCATTCCTACG GTATGTGGGCGCACCAATTGGGCTGCCAGGATTATCAGGATTTGATTGATCGGGGCTGGAGAAGATCCGGTTGTTATTGCTACAAACCGATCATGAGAGTTACTTGCTGCCCATCTTACACGATCAAATGTGACGCGCTCAACTTCCAGCTGAGCAAGTCGCACAAGAAAATTATCAAACGTGTGAACAAGTTTCTGCGTGATGGCATCAAAGAGCCACACGAAAGCGAAGAgtccgccgacgacgagcagcTCCAGGAAGGTAGGGATTGCGTTATGATGAAAGCACCTCGGGCTCCTTCGAAGCAGCCGCAGTTCGCAGACATGACGGACGCTACGCTGGAGGATTTGGCTGTTGCTAAGCCCAGTGACGCTCCGACCGATCAGGTAGATGGTACTTGCATGACGAAAGTGTTGACCGGAAACACATCGAAAGTTTCGACCCAGTCGAAGGGTTTCGGGTCAGCCAATTCGGCTAAGAAAGCAAAGTTGTTGCGCATCGAGCGAAAGGAGGAAAAGTTGCAAAAGAAGGGAATCTCCGGCGTGGAGCTGAAGCACATGATGAACAAAGCGAAGGGGAAGAATATCGTGAAAACGTTGGAAGATTTCCTTGACGATGCACCGCGGGACGACGAACCGGCAGCACACCGGTTGAAG GTAAAGTTGGTCAAATCCGAGGAAGGTGCCACGGTCCCCTCCTACAAAGTGTACACCGCGTACCAGCAGCGCATACACAAGGATTCACCCTCCAAGCTGAGCATCGACCGCTACAAGCGTTTTCTAGTCAAAACTCCGCTCAAG ATTGTGACAGTTTCGACTTCCGGGGCACAATTTAAAGAGGCCCAAATTGCTTCGTACGTTCTGTTTGAAAAGTATCAGACGGTTATCCACAATGATCGCCCCGGTTCGATTGCTGACTATCTGGAGTTTTTGGTGGAATCCCCACTTAAG GCATCCGGAGAATTGGGCTCGTTTCACCAGCAATATTGGCTGGATGATCGTCTGATCGCCGTCGGTGTGATCGACGTGCTGCCGTACTGCGTTAGTTCGGTGTACTTTTTCTACGATCCCGagtttcaatttctttctcTTGGCACCTACGGTTCGCTAAA AGAGATCGCTTTCTCGCGAGCGTTGCACAAGCAGGTGCCAACCCTCAAAAATTACTACATGGGATTCTACATCCAATCGTGCCCCAAGATGCGCTATAAGGGGAACTTGCAGCCATCCTACTTGCTCTGCCCGGAGGTGTTCTCGTGGCATTTGCTCGACACGTCGGTTAAGGATAAACTGGATGTCAGCAAGTACTGCCGGTTGAACGAAGATCCGGAGGCGGAAGATGATAACCTGCCGAACGAGCGTGATCTAGGTGACATTCTTGTAGCCCGCGAGGCTCCGTGTATGACGTACTCGGAGTTCCAG GAATCTTTCGAGGAGCTTCCCGAGTTGCGCGAATATGCTCGTTTGGTGGGCAAGGAGTGTGCCTCAAGAATGTTGCTGTGTGGCGTTTAA
- the LOC131211197 gene encoding arginyl-tRNA--protein transferase 1 isoform X3 yields MNPSSLVEYYGRHSNYRCGYCSQPVSCHSYGMWAHQLGCQDYQDLIDRGWRRSGCYCYKPIMRVTCCPSYTIKCDALNFQLSKSHKKIIKRVNKFLRDGIKEPHESEESADDEQLQEGRDCVMMKAPRAPSKQPQFADMTDATLEDLAVAKPSDAPTDQVDGTCMTKVLTGNTSKVSTQSKGFGSANSAKKAKLLRIERKEEKLQKKGISGVELKHMMNKAKGKNIVKTLEDFLDDAPRDDEPAAHRLKVKLVKSEEGATVPSYKVYTAYQQRIHKDSPSKLSIDRYKRFLVKTPLKASGELGSFHQQYWLDDRLIAVGVIDVLPYCVSSVYFFYDPEFQFLSLGTYGSLKEIAFSRALHKQVPTLKNYYMGFYIQSCPKMRYKGNLQPSYLLCPEVFSWHLLDTSVKDKLDVSKYCRLNEDPEAEDDNLPNERDLGDILVAREAPCMTYSEFQESFEELPELREYARLVGKECASRMLLCGV; encoded by the exons ATGAATCCGTCCTCGTTGGTTGAGTATTACGGAAGGCACTCCAACTACCGCTGCGGATATTGCTCGCAGCCGGTTTCATGCCATTCCTACG GTATGTGGGCGCACCAATTGGGCTGCCAGGATTATCAGGATTTGATTGATCGGGGCTGGAGAAGATCCGGTTGTTATTGCTACAAACCGATCATGAGAGTTACTTGCTGCCCATCTTACACGATCAAATGTGACGCGCTCAACTTCCAGCTGAGCAAGTCGCACAAGAAAATTATCAAACGTGTGAACAAGTTTCTGCGTGATGGCATCAAAGAGCCACACGAAAGCGAAGAgtccgccgacgacgagcagcTCCAGGAAGGTAGGGATTGCGTTATGATGAAAGCACCTCGGGCTCCTTCGAAGCAGCCGCAGTTCGCAGACATGACGGACGCTACGCTGGAGGATTTGGCTGTTGCTAAGCCCAGTGACGCTCCGACCGATCAGGTAGATGGTACTTGCATGACGAAAGTGTTGACCGGAAACACATCGAAAGTTTCGACCCAGTCGAAGGGTTTCGGGTCAGCCAATTCGGCTAAGAAAGCAAAGTTGTTGCGCATCGAGCGAAAGGAGGAAAAGTTGCAAAAGAAGGGAATCTCCGGCGTGGAGCTGAAGCACATGATGAACAAAGCGAAGGGGAAGAATATCGTGAAAACGTTGGAAGATTTCCTTGACGATGCACCGCGGGACGACGAACCGGCAGCACACCGGTTGAAG GTAAAGTTGGTCAAATCCGAGGAAGGTGCCACGGTCCCCTCCTACAAAGTGTACACCGCGTACCAGCAGCGCATACACAAGGATTCACCCTCCAAGCTGAGCATCGACCGCTACAAGCGTTTTCTAGTCAAAACTCCGCTCAAG GCATCCGGAGAATTGGGCTCGTTTCACCAGCAATATTGGCTGGATGATCGTCTGATCGCCGTCGGTGTGATCGACGTGCTGCCGTACTGCGTTAGTTCGGTGTACTTTTTCTACGATCCCGagtttcaatttctttctcTTGGCACCTACGGTTCGCTAAA AGAGATCGCTTTCTCGCGAGCGTTGCACAAGCAGGTGCCAACCCTCAAAAATTACTACATGGGATTCTACATCCAATCGTGCCCCAAGATGCGCTATAAGGGGAACTTGCAGCCATCCTACTTGCTCTGCCCGGAGGTGTTCTCGTGGCATTTGCTCGACACGTCGGTTAAGGATAAACTGGATGTCAGCAAGTACTGCCGGTTGAACGAAGATCCGGAGGCGGAAGATGATAACCTGCCGAACGAGCGTGATCTAGGTGACATTCTTGTAGCCCGCGAGGCTCCGTGTATGACGTACTCGGAGTTCCAG GAATCTTTCGAGGAGCTTCCCGAGTTGCGCGAATATGCTCGTTTGGTGGGCAAGGAGTGTGCCTCAAGAATGTTGCTGTGTGGCGTTTAA
- the LOC131211197 gene encoding arginyl-tRNA--protein transferase 1 isoform X2, with protein sequence MNPSSLVEYYGRHSNYRCGYCSQPVSCHSYGMWAHQLGCQDYQDLIDRGWRRSGCYCYKPIMRVTCCPSYTIKCDALNFQLSKSHKKIIKRVNKFLRDGIKEPHESEESADDEQLQEGRDCVMMKAPRAPSKQPQFADMTDATLEDLAVAKPSDAPTDQVDGTCMTKVLTGNTSKVSTQSKGFGSANSAKKAKLLRIERKEEKLQKKGISGVELKHMMNKAKGKNIVKTLEDFLDDAPRDDEPAAHRLKIVTVSTSGAQFKEAQIASYVLFEKYQTVIHNDRPGSIADYLEFLVESPLKASGELGSFHQQYWLDDRLIAVGVIDVLPYCVSSVYFFYDPEFQFLSLGTYGSLKEIAFSRALHKQVPTLKNYYMGFYIQSCPKMRYKGNLQPSYLLCPEVFSWHLLDTSVKDKLDVSKYCRLNEDPEAEDDNLPNERDLGDILVAREAPCMTYSEFQESFEELPELREYARLVGKECASRMLLCGV encoded by the exons ATGAATCCGTCCTCGTTGGTTGAGTATTACGGAAGGCACTCCAACTACCGCTGCGGATATTGCTCGCAGCCGGTTTCATGCCATTCCTACG GTATGTGGGCGCACCAATTGGGCTGCCAGGATTATCAGGATTTGATTGATCGGGGCTGGAGAAGATCCGGTTGTTATTGCTACAAACCGATCATGAGAGTTACTTGCTGCCCATCTTACACGATCAAATGTGACGCGCTCAACTTCCAGCTGAGCAAGTCGCACAAGAAAATTATCAAACGTGTGAACAAGTTTCTGCGTGATGGCATCAAAGAGCCACACGAAAGCGAAGAgtccgccgacgacgagcagcTCCAGGAAGGTAGGGATTGCGTTATGATGAAAGCACCTCGGGCTCCTTCGAAGCAGCCGCAGTTCGCAGACATGACGGACGCTACGCTGGAGGATTTGGCTGTTGCTAAGCCCAGTGACGCTCCGACCGATCAGGTAGATGGTACTTGCATGACGAAAGTGTTGACCGGAAACACATCGAAAGTTTCGACCCAGTCGAAGGGTTTCGGGTCAGCCAATTCGGCTAAGAAAGCAAAGTTGTTGCGCATCGAGCGAAAGGAGGAAAAGTTGCAAAAGAAGGGAATCTCCGGCGTGGAGCTGAAGCACATGATGAACAAAGCGAAGGGGAAGAATATCGTGAAAACGTTGGAAGATTTCCTTGACGATGCACCGCGGGACGACGAACCGGCAGCACACCGGTTGAAG ATTGTGACAGTTTCGACTTCCGGGGCACAATTTAAAGAGGCCCAAATTGCTTCGTACGTTCTGTTTGAAAAGTATCAGACGGTTATCCACAATGATCGCCCCGGTTCGATTGCTGACTATCTGGAGTTTTTGGTGGAATCCCCACTTAAG GCATCCGGAGAATTGGGCTCGTTTCACCAGCAATATTGGCTGGATGATCGTCTGATCGCCGTCGGTGTGATCGACGTGCTGCCGTACTGCGTTAGTTCGGTGTACTTTTTCTACGATCCCGagtttcaatttctttctcTTGGCACCTACGGTTCGCTAAA AGAGATCGCTTTCTCGCGAGCGTTGCACAAGCAGGTGCCAACCCTCAAAAATTACTACATGGGATTCTACATCCAATCGTGCCCCAAGATGCGCTATAAGGGGAACTTGCAGCCATCCTACTTGCTCTGCCCGGAGGTGTTCTCGTGGCATTTGCTCGACACGTCGGTTAAGGATAAACTGGATGTCAGCAAGTACTGCCGGTTGAACGAAGATCCGGAGGCGGAAGATGATAACCTGCCGAACGAGCGTGATCTAGGTGACATTCTTGTAGCCCGCGAGGCTCCGTGTATGACGTACTCGGAGTTCCAG GAATCTTTCGAGGAGCTTCCCGAGTTGCGCGAATATGCTCGTTTGGTGGGCAAGGAGTGTGCCTCAAGAATGTTGCTGTGTGGCGTTTAA
- the LOC131205818 gene encoding small ribosomal subunit protein uS13, with protein sequence MSLVIPEKFQHILRVLSTNIDGKRTVPIALTAIKGVGRRYAHVVLKKADVDPFKRAGECSDEEVEKIITIISNPRHYKIPDWFLNRQKDIVDGKYMQLTSSNIDSKLREDLERLKRIHAHRGMRHHWGLRVRGQHTKTTGRRGRTVGVSKKK encoded by the exons ATG TCTCTCGTAATTCCAGAAAAGTTCCAACACATTCTCCGTGTGCTCAGCACCAACATCGACGGCAAGCGCACGGTACCGATTGCGCTGACCGCAATCAAGGGTGTCGGCAGGCGCTATGCCCATGTCGTGCTGAAGAAGGCCGATGTCGATCCGTTCAAGCGCGCCGGTGAGTGCTCGGATGAGGAGGTGGAgaaaatcatcaccatcatctccAACCCGCGCCACTACAAAATTCCGGACTGGTTCTTGAACAGGCAGAAGGATATCGTCGACGGCAAGTACATGCAACTGACGTCGTCCAACATCGACTCGAAGCTGCGTGAAGATTTGGAGCGACTGAAGCGCATCCACGCACATCGTGGTATGCGTCACCACTGGGGTCTGCGTGTCCGCGGCCAGCACACGAAGACCACTGGCCGTCGTGGACGCACCGTCGGTGTGTCGAAGAAGAAGTAA